The Dehalococcoidia bacterium genomic interval TGCACGGGGCCTTGACCTCCATTGTAGCGTGACCCTTCTTGACTGTCCGAATGGCCCTGGAGCACAACCTTTTAAGGAGCTAACCTTCAGTAATTAAGGTGGCGAACGAGTTTCGCGAGAGCCTCGAAGGCCTGCTGGCCGGACTCTCCAGCCGTGCCCTCCCGGTCGCGGGCGTGTGGACGGCCGTGCCTGGCGGCGAGAGCTATCGAGCGGTCGCGCTCGCAGGCGCGGCCGGGCCAGCGTTTCAGCCCTTTCGGAACTGGCTCTGGTCCCGGGAACTCCCCGTCCGGGCAGTAGGGCAGTTCCTGCCATCGAGCGGCACAGGGCAGGTCGCGGTGGACGACCTGCTTTTCAGCGCCCAGGCGCTCGCGTGGTCCCGCGAGGCGGGAGCCACTGCCTGCGTCATGCTCCGCGTCGCGGGGAACGCCCTGGCGTTCCTGGCCTTGTTCGCGGCGCCGCAAGCGGCCGCGAACGTAGAAGCCAGGCTTCCGGAAGCCGCCGCCGCCACGGCGGACGTCCTGGCCGCGATCCGCGAGAGGACAGGCGCCGCCGAAGGCCTGGAACGCTATCCCCTGCTCGCCGACCACGAGGACGATGTGGTGTACGCCTTCAGGTTCCTCCCGGAGCCGCGGTTCGAGTACGTCAGCGCCTCGGTGGAGCGGCTCGTCGGCTATACACCTGAGGATCACTACCGCGACCCGGACCTCGGCCTGAAGCT includes:
- a CDS encoding PAS domain-containing protein; protein product: MANEFRESLEGLLAGLSSRALPVAGVWTAVPGGESYRAVALAGAAGPAFQPFRNWLWSRELPVRAVGQFLPSSGTGQVAVDDLLFSAQALAWSREAGATACVMLRVAGNALAFLALFAAPQAAANVEARLPEAAAATADVLAAIRERTGAAEGLERYPLLADHEDDVVYAFRFLPEPRFEYVSASVERLVGYTPEDHYRDPDLGLKLVHADDRALIESLRAGGIGPSRFVARWLRRDGVVVRTEHRVTPLFSIEGEVVALEGVARARPLGG